Proteins co-encoded in one Kribbella solani genomic window:
- a CDS encoding ABC transporter ATP-binding protein, translated as MHVENLTLAYDVSTPVVDALTLEVPSGQLTAIVGPNGSGKSTLLRGMSRLLTPQTGRVLLDGKDIHQLPARELARKLGVLPQGPVTPEGISVAELVSRGRHPHRGLFGRLTSADDAAIDEALQAVELTELRDRPVEQLSGGQRQRVWIAMVLAQGTQHLLLDEPTTYLDLAHAVDVMNVVHASALTGRTVVAVLHDLTLAAQYADHLVVMGNGQIAAQGSPVDVLTAPLLDDVFGLKATVVEVGGAPVVVPDRRLAG; from the coding sequence GTGCACGTCGAGAATCTGACTCTTGCGTACGACGTGAGTACGCCGGTAGTGGATGCACTGACGCTGGAGGTGCCGTCCGGTCAGTTGACTGCGATCGTCGGGCCGAACGGCTCCGGCAAGTCCACGCTGTTGCGTGGGATGAGCAGACTGCTCACTCCACAGACCGGTCGGGTCTTGCTGGACGGCAAGGACATCCACCAACTGCCGGCACGTGAGTTGGCCCGGAAGCTCGGTGTGCTGCCGCAGGGACCGGTCACGCCGGAGGGGATCAGCGTGGCCGAGCTGGTGTCGCGGGGACGGCATCCGCATCGTGGTCTGTTCGGACGGCTCACCTCTGCTGACGACGCCGCGATCGACGAAGCTCTCCAGGCGGTTGAGCTCACGGAGCTTCGGGACCGGCCGGTGGAGCAGTTATCAGGTGGTCAGCGGCAACGGGTGTGGATCGCGATGGTCTTGGCCCAGGGGACTCAGCACCTACTACTGGACGAGCCGACGACGTACTTGGACCTGGCGCACGCGGTGGACGTGATGAACGTGGTCCACGCGTCCGCGTTGACGGGCCGTACGGTGGTGGCCGTGCTGCACGATCTGACGTTGGCGGCGCAGTACGCGGATCACCTGGTGGTGATGGGGAACGGGCAAATCGCCGCACAGGGCAGTCCGGTCGACGTACTGACAGCGCCGTTGCTGGACGACGTGTTCGGCTTGAAGGCGACTGTGGTGGAAGTTGGTGGCGCGCCGGTTGTCGTACCGGACCGTAGGCTGGCCGGGTGA
- a CDS encoding (2Fe-2S)-binding protein, which produces MTYTVNRLAEVLADSVSWISVRTADAVPGPDWVSCADLIAEQQAGGDPTYGWRSAAAADYARDYAIEPPIQVAAMFTLMWYVQVPAVVAGVSAAATGVSPDVSPAALAFKRHPTAHYPAEIALLSDAVVPMETAAEQLKNHTRAFLDGYQPGVKLGSLQRLGAVDDEVRAAVRLPEAAPYADQAAAAFGVSLEQKPRTSCCYFYVLPNVTACTTCPRFR; this is translated from the coding sequence GTGACGTACACCGTGAACCGGCTGGCGGAGGTGCTGGCTGATTCGGTCAGCTGGATCTCCGTGCGTACGGCGGATGCGGTGCCCGGACCGGACTGGGTCTCGTGTGCCGACCTGATCGCGGAGCAGCAAGCCGGCGGCGATCCGACGTACGGCTGGCGGTCCGCGGCAGCGGCCGACTATGCCCGCGACTATGCGATCGAGCCACCGATTCAGGTCGCGGCCATGTTCACACTGATGTGGTACGTCCAGGTGCCCGCGGTGGTGGCCGGAGTGAGCGCCGCGGCCACTGGCGTATCACCTGATGTCTCACCTGCCGCCCTGGCGTTCAAACGGCACCCGACGGCGCACTACCCGGCCGAGATCGCACTGCTGTCCGATGCGGTGGTACCGATGGAAACTGCGGCGGAGCAGCTCAAGAACCACACGCGGGCGTTTCTGGACGGCTACCAGCCCGGTGTGAAGCTCGGGTCGTTGCAGCGGCTTGGTGCGGTGGACGACGAGGTACGGGCCGCGGTGCGGTTGCCGGAAGCGGCCCCGTACGCCGATCAGGCAGCGGCGGCGTTCGGTGTGTCACTGGAGCAGAAGCCGCGTACGTCCTGCTGCTACTTCTACGTGCTGCCCAATGTGACAGCCTGCACCACCTGCCCGCGTTTCCGTTGA
- a CDS encoding glycoside hydrolase domain-containing protein, which translates to MRWTRVVVASGLMVTMTGLAPVAHAAGATPGMWTETSYGSVFKDSGRSADARDDIRLDTAKNDYEAAQIVLRGPAAFTVSGVDFTALTGPSDAIPASELSYNPVGYEYLNHNSVFGGNQPVYPTTRTAPGDFPDRLLNQPSIDVPANQTQSLWVRVHVPATAKGGVYTGRVTVRTTNGNLSVPIRVNARNVVIPPANQSEFTNVIWTNFLGLTSYDPGAGDTVKLFYGHDRYSPEWWQLIDNWADTMKRYRQNNLQLPLINLLTDGGSKVDAAGNYSFDFSRFDQVVQRFLDKGVVNRLEGFTGAGPQNKEHNSQWPRYLVEVTPKQTGRQVPDYVWWDTPEADNWYKQFYPALRQHLSDKGWSSMFWMHVGDEPGAGGDPGWFGVANKLRQYWPDVKIGDAVVNDLAPRVAQAEDIVIPNLHTYTYNPAPFDAERAKGKPLWFYNCNIPVGNHLNRFIDQPEWSQRQTMWLAYGRGATGYLHWAYNNWQYAMNDQDVKGDGYIVRPDKPHNTVETSPRYESLRDGMEDWEVLNQLGKTNPGLAHDLATSVVQRSDKYSPDVNYMQRIRAIALDAAAGLPVVAKDLARAATASSGDATRAIDRNSSTGWSPDSGTGTNWVQVDLGRQAQVDGVRLRWGSTYADKYRVLISYNGTKWAEIGPGTGDGGDDFIGLNAKTRYIRVEATSSSGGATPYQLLDFEVAGHLLLQQNIAGGKPYDRTEPSSRFPDATKTEATDGVLGDDWSDGKSFGYELANVGDSVRPTVNIDLGWAQAVGTVRVHAYEEYPDYRPDLITVSTSTDGTNYSERARLSFVNGSSNIWYDLGFAPATARWIRVTFDKKRTNDRNTGMFLDEIEAYGAGQPGDVVPGATAYQWNDAGGAGHEVIYAPTATGSMGRWDWSGAAGLKRDDLGGGLIAGKTTGYAWYNQQHAVARGTTGTLLHWWWIEGEPSAHYADWGGDAAGDPAAVVWSGQQHIFARSSSGDLSHWWWDPADGELRLDKWSGAPGPIVGTPSTYVWGNQLHVVARGADNHLYHWWWVLGEFEPHFADWGGQAYSDPTTFVWNGQQHVYTQSANGQLYHWYWDAGDGLHQVEWGGAPGKFVGAPSAFKTATQQHVVARGPGNTLYHWWWDQGTAKVTWEDLGGEVYADPVAFAFADQHQYFAQSRTGTLFHWWWTPQDGWHRNDWGGSVKYPV; encoded by the coding sequence ATGCGCTGGACACGAGTAGTGGTGGCGAGTGGACTGATGGTGACGATGACCGGCTTGGCGCCAGTGGCGCACGCGGCCGGCGCGACACCGGGGATGTGGACCGAGACGTCGTACGGCTCGGTCTTCAAGGACAGCGGGCGGTCCGCGGACGCCCGCGACGACATCCGGCTGGACACGGCCAAGAACGACTACGAGGCGGCACAGATCGTGCTGCGTGGTCCGGCGGCGTTCACCGTGAGCGGTGTGGACTTCACTGCCCTGACCGGGCCGTCGGACGCGATTCCGGCGAGTGAACTGAGCTACAACCCAGTGGGGTACGAGTACCTCAACCACAACTCGGTGTTCGGCGGGAACCAGCCCGTCTACCCGACCACGCGGACCGCGCCGGGCGACTTCCCGGACCGGCTGCTCAACCAGCCGAGTATCGACGTACCGGCGAACCAGACACAGTCGCTGTGGGTCCGGGTGCACGTCCCCGCGACGGCCAAGGGCGGTGTCTACACCGGTCGGGTGACGGTGCGTACGACGAACGGCAACCTGAGCGTCCCGATCCGGGTGAACGCCCGCAATGTGGTGATCCCACCGGCGAACCAGAGCGAGTTCACCAACGTGATCTGGACGAACTTCCTCGGCCTGACCTCGTACGACCCAGGTGCGGGTGACACGGTCAAGCTGTTCTACGGGCACGACCGGTACTCGCCGGAGTGGTGGCAGCTGATCGACAACTGGGCCGACACGATGAAGCGGTACCGGCAGAACAACCTGCAGCTGCCGCTGATCAACCTACTCACCGACGGTGGTAGCAAGGTCGATGCTGCCGGCAACTACTCGTTCGACTTCAGCCGCTTCGACCAGGTCGTGCAGCGGTTCCTGGACAAGGGCGTGGTGAACCGGCTCGAAGGCTTCACCGGCGCCGGTCCGCAGAACAAGGAGCACAACAGCCAGTGGCCGCGGTACCTCGTGGAGGTGACGCCGAAGCAGACCGGGCGGCAGGTGCCGGACTACGTCTGGTGGGACACCCCGGAGGCGGACAACTGGTACAAGCAGTTCTATCCGGCGTTGCGGCAGCACCTGTCGGACAAGGGCTGGTCGAGCATGTTCTGGATGCACGTCGGCGACGAGCCAGGAGCCGGTGGTGACCCGGGCTGGTTCGGTGTCGCGAACAAGCTGCGGCAGTACTGGCCGGACGTGAAGATCGGTGACGCGGTGGTGAACGACCTGGCCCCGCGGGTGGCGCAGGCCGAGGACATCGTCATTCCGAACCTGCACACCTACACCTACAACCCGGCGCCGTTCGATGCAGAGCGGGCCAAGGGCAAGCCGTTGTGGTTCTACAACTGCAACATCCCGGTCGGCAACCACCTGAACAGGTTCATCGACCAGCCGGAATGGAGTCAGCGGCAGACGATGTGGCTCGCGTACGGACGTGGTGCCACCGGCTACCTGCACTGGGCGTACAACAACTGGCAGTACGCGATGAACGACCAGGACGTGAAGGGCGACGGGTACATCGTCCGACCGGACAAGCCACACAACACAGTCGAGACGTCGCCGCGGTACGAGTCGTTGCGGGACGGCATGGAGGACTGGGAGGTCCTCAACCAGCTCGGCAAGACCAATCCGGGTCTGGCACATGACCTGGCGACCAGCGTGGTGCAGCGAAGCGACAAGTACTCGCCGGACGTCAATTACATGCAGCGCATCCGTGCGATCGCACTGGACGCGGCCGCCGGGCTCCCGGTGGTGGCCAAGGACCTGGCGCGAGCTGCTACCGCCTCCAGCGGTGACGCCACAAGGGCAATCGACCGCAACAGCTCCACCGGTTGGTCGCCTGACAGTGGCACCGGGACCAACTGGGTGCAGGTCGACCTGGGTCGCCAAGCGCAAGTGGACGGCGTACGGCTGCGCTGGGGCAGCACGTACGCGGACAAGTACCGCGTACTGATCTCCTACAACGGTACGAAGTGGGCAGAGATCGGACCGGGTACGGGCGATGGTGGCGACGACTTCATCGGGCTGAACGCGAAGACCCGGTACATCCGGGTTGAAGCGACCAGTTCCAGCGGCGGTGCGACGCCGTACCAGCTGCTCGACTTCGAAGTGGCTGGACACCTGCTACTGCAACAGAACATCGCCGGTGGGAAGCCGTACGACCGGACCGAGCCGTCCAGCCGGTTCCCGGACGCTACGAAGACCGAGGCGACCGATGGCGTACTCGGTGACGACTGGAGCGACGGCAAGAGCTTCGGGTACGAGCTGGCGAACGTCGGCGACAGTGTGCGCCCGACGGTGAACATCGACCTCGGCTGGGCGCAGGCGGTCGGTACGGTCCGCGTCCACGCGTACGAGGAGTACCCGGACTACCGGCCGGACCTGATCACCGTCTCGACTAGTACCGATGGAACGAACTACAGCGAACGGGCCCGGCTCAGTTTCGTGAACGGTTCGTCGAACATCTGGTACGACCTGGGGTTCGCGCCGGCGACCGCACGGTGGATCCGAGTGACGTTCGACAAGAAGCGCACCAACGACCGCAACACCGGCATGTTCTTGGACGAGATCGAGGCGTACGGCGCTGGTCAGCCCGGGGATGTGGTGCCAGGAGCGACGGCGTACCAGTGGAACGACGCTGGTGGTGCCGGACATGAGGTGATCTACGCACCGACCGCTACCGGCTCAATGGGACGCTGGGACTGGAGTGGCGCCGCTGGGCTGAAGCGGGACGACCTGGGCGGCGGCCTGATCGCCGGGAAGACCACTGGGTACGCCTGGTACAACCAGCAGCACGCAGTGGCCCGCGGTACGACCGGCACGCTGCTGCACTGGTGGTGGATCGAAGGCGAGCCATCAGCGCACTACGCGGACTGGGGTGGAGACGCTGCCGGCGATCCCGCCGCGGTGGTGTGGTCCGGTCAGCAGCACATCTTCGCGCGCTCGTCGTCCGGTGACCTCTCGCACTGGTGGTGGGACCCGGCGGACGGAGAACTACGCCTCGACAAGTGGAGCGGTGCGCCCGGTCCGATCGTCGGTACGCCGTCCACGTACGTCTGGGGTAACCAGTTGCACGTAGTGGCTCGTGGCGCGGACAACCACCTCTACCACTGGTGGTGGGTACTCGGTGAGTTCGAACCGCACTTCGCGGACTGGGGCGGCCAGGCGTACTCCGACCCGACCACCTTCGTGTGGAACGGGCAGCAGCACGTGTACACCCAGTCAGCGAACGGACAGCTGTACCACTGGTACTGGGACGCCGGTGACGGTCTGCACCAGGTCGAATGGGGCGGTGCGCCCGGGAAGTTCGTCGGAGCTCCGTCTGCCTTCAAGACCGCCACCCAGCAGCACGTGGTCGCTCGTGGACCCGGTAACACGCTTTACCACTGGTGGTGGGACCAGGGCACCGCGAAGGTCACCTGGGAGGACCTGGGCGGCGAGGTGTACGCCGATCCGGTCGCCTTCGCGTTCGCTGACCAGCATCAATATTTCGCTCAGAGCAGAACCGGGACGCTGTTCCACTGGTGGTGGACACCGCAGGACGGGTGGCACCGGAACGACTGGGGCGGCTCGGTGAAATACCCGGTCTGA